A part of Aegilops tauschii subsp. strangulata cultivar AL8/78 chromosome 2, Aet v6.0, whole genome shotgun sequence genomic DNA contains:
- the LOC109760614 gene encoding uncharacterized protein: MDTNPVSSPRSSHDGDGVLRDAAGDAPGNGILRDAIVPDATAVAAAPVPPALRAFPSSVLQTIDMRHHVPVILDLHGGNYTQWCRFFNTVVGMFGMREHILAEAAPLRRHRDPEWDMVDHCIVHWLHATISPELVDAVMHHEDTAPTLWSAIESIFRGNQLPRAIYLDAEYHAVVQGDLTIMQYCARLKSSTDQLRDLGQNITDTQQLFNMLRGLSARYHHAIPHLTSRVLLPTFLQARSFLLLEQHRAE, from the coding sequence atGGACACCAACCCCGTCTCGTCTCCTCGTTCCTCCCACGACGGTGACGGCGTTCTGCGCGATGCCGCTGGCGATGCCCCTGGCAACGGCATCCTGCGCGACGCCATCGTCCCGGATGCCACGGCGGTTGCCGCCGCCCCGGTACCGCCTGCCCTACGCGCCTTCCCCTCGTCGGTCCTTCAAACGATCGACATGCGCCACCACGTGCCCGTCATTTTGGACCTCCACGGCGGCAACTACACCCAGTGGTGCCGGTTCTTCAACACCGTCGTCGGCATGTTTGGCATGCGCGAGCACATCCTCGCCGAGGCCGCTCCTCTCCGCCGGCACCGTGACCCGGAGTGGGACATGGTCGATCACTGCATCGTGCACTGGTTGCACGCCACCATCTCGCCGGAGCTCGTCGACGCCGTGATGCATCATGAAGACACGGCGCCCACGCTCTGGTCTGCGATCGAGAGCATCTTCCGCGGCAACCAGCTCCCGCGCGCGATCTACCTCGACGCCGAGTACCACGCTGTCGTCCAAGGCGACCTCACCATCATGCAGTACTGCGCCCGCCTCAAATCCTCCACCGACCAACTGCGCGACCTCGGGCAGAACATCACCGACACACAGCAGCTCTTCAACATGTTGCGCGGGCTCAGTGCACGGTACCACCATGCCATTCCACACCTCACCTCCCGTGTCCTGCTGCCAACGTTTCTGCAGGCCCGTTCCTTCCTCCTCCTTGAACAACACCGTGCGGAGTAG